One segment of Streptomyces bathyalis DNA contains the following:
- the dcd gene encoding dCTP deaminase: MLLSDKDIRAEIESSRVRIDPYDPAMVQPSSIDVRLDRYFRVFENHRYPHIDPAVEQPDLTRLIEAEGDDPFILHPGEFVLASSYEVVTLPDDIASRLEGKSSLGRLGLLTHSTAGFIDPGFSGHVTLELSNVATLPIKLWPGMKIGQLCMFRLTSPAEHPYGSARHGSRYQGQRGPTPSRSYLNFHRTQV; this comes from the coding sequence GTGCTTCTCTCTGACAAGGACATCCGGGCGGAGATCGAATCGAGCCGGGTGCGGATCGATCCGTACGATCCCGCGATGGTGCAGCCCTCCAGCATCGACGTCCGACTGGACCGCTATTTCCGGGTGTTCGAGAATCACCGGTACCCACACATCGACCCCGCCGTCGAACAGCCCGATCTGACACGGCTGATCGAGGCCGAGGGGGACGATCCCTTCATTCTCCACCCGGGCGAGTTCGTCCTCGCGTCGTCGTACGAAGTGGTCACGCTGCCGGACGACATCGCCTCCCGTCTCGAGGGGAAGAGTTCGCTGGGACGGCTCGGGCTGCTGACGCATTCGACCGCGGGTTTCATCGATCCGGGCTTCTCGGGTCACGTGACCCTGGAGCTGTCCAACGTGGCGACGCTGCCCATCAAGTTGTGGCCGGGGATGAAGATCGGGCAGCTGTGCATGTTCCGGCTGACGTCGCCCGCGGAGCACCCGTACGGCTCGGCCCGGCACGGTTCGCGCTACCAGGGCCAGCGGGGGCCGACGCCCTCGCGTTCGTACTTGAACTTCCACCGGACGCAGGTCTGA
- a CDS encoding type II toxin-antitoxin system HicA family toxin, which translates to MQELRRIAASKNADLGLARQGGRHEIYTLRGVSLPVPRHRDIAEGTAKELIKAAEGA; encoded by the coding sequence ATGCAGGAGTTGCGGCGTATCGCCGCAAGCAAGAACGCGGATCTCGGACTCGCAAGGCAGGGAGGTCGACATGAGATTTACACACTCAGGGGTGTGTCTCTGCCCGTCCCGCGACACCGGGATATCGCCGAAGGTACCGCCAAGGAGTTGATCAAGGCGGCGGAAGGAGCGTGA
- a CDS encoding ATP-binding protein, with amino-acid sequence MSTLRIWELTCPGYLEEVGRARRWTRDILSDSNRADDAALIVTELGTNALLHSASGNQGEAFNLTISRTPETVLISVTDAGGTRTTPHVEHPDENDTHGRGLALVSTLAQRLDINGDDKHGHIVTAELSAGSRRPNVPLKQGYWCECLVNGGKLGSFDATSPEQAVRWIRISLMTIAMALDEEPYRQAQHWKNQKQPQALEALRKGEPQDLTLKHRTTQITWTARPVTFLPLAHRQGRTLPACTQMHSTAQLTSRSCLVPPLNGQVPPDC; translated from the coding sequence ATGAGCACTCTGCGAATCTGGGAACTCACCTGCCCCGGTTACTTGGAAGAGGTCGGCCGCGCACGCCGATGGACTCGCGACATCCTGAGCGACAGCAACCGCGCGGACGACGCAGCCCTGATCGTCACCGAGCTGGGCACAAACGCCTTACTCCACAGCGCCAGCGGCAACCAAGGCGAAGCCTTCAACCTCACGATCTCCCGCACACCGGAGACCGTCCTGATCTCCGTCACCGACGCCGGCGGCACCCGCACCACGCCACACGTCGAGCACCCCGACGAGAACGACACCCACGGCCGCGGCCTGGCCCTGGTCTCCACGCTCGCTCAACGCCTCGACATCAACGGCGACGACAAGCACGGCCACATCGTCACCGCCGAACTCTCAGCTGGCTCTAGGAGGCCCAACGTCCCGCTGAAGCAGGGCTACTGGTGCGAATGCCTCGTCAACGGCGGCAAGCTCGGCTCCTTCGACGCCACCAGCCCGGAACAGGCCGTGCGTTGGATCCGCATCAGCCTCATGACGATCGCCATGGCGCTGGACGAGGAGCCCTACCGCCAGGCGCAGCACTGGAAGAACCAGAAGCAGCCGCAGGCCCTCGAAGCACTCCGCAAAGGCGAGCCCCAAGACCTCACGCTCAAGCACCGCACCACGCAGATCACTTGGACCGCCCGACCGGTCACCTTCCTACCGCTGGCACACCGCCAAGGCAGAACGCTGCCCGCATGCACACAGATGCACTCGACAGCCCAACTCACCAGCCGCAGCTGTCTAGTCCCACCTCTGAACGGTCAGGTCCCACCTGATTGTTGA
- a CDS encoding replication initiator, which translates to MTRHSPTPLQELGTLASTGDLPGILRQLSTLGGCTHPVRLAGQRTEHRVNTATGEIGAELHRLNSQGLPAGQLLVRCGNRRTTRCAACAETYRRDTFHLITAGLRGGKGTPETVTSHPRVFATFTAPSFGQVHNRPTGPEGSVRPCRCGKRHDQDDDALGTPLDPDSYDYEAAVLWNAHAGMLWRRFTIYLRREVAKRAGLTQRAFRHFARVSFAKVAEYQKRGAVHFHAVIRLDGPTGGDSSPPAWATAELLTDAIEAAAGKVRVAGSVVDGRAHSFTFGRQLDVRTIHGPDFDNGQELTDRAVAAYIAKYATKGAETATGTLDRRLKFVAELAQLDITPHAERMIRTAWALGARKDLAHLRLRAWAHMLGFRGHFSTKTRRYSTTLGALRNARAEWRRLQAAIARGENHPQPVDNGSAREDTALVLAHWSFVGTGLSPAEEWLSASLGELAMPVHPSTEGRAAR; encoded by the coding sequence ATCACCCGCCACAGCCCGACTCCACTCCAGGAACTCGGGACGCTCGCCTCAACCGGGGACCTACCCGGTATCCTCCGCCAGCTCTCCACGCTCGGCGGCTGCACTCACCCCGTACGCCTCGCCGGGCAGCGGACCGAACACCGCGTCAACACCGCCACGGGTGAGATCGGCGCCGAGCTCCACCGCCTCAACTCCCAGGGCCTGCCCGCCGGTCAGCTCCTGGTGCGGTGCGGAAACCGTCGTACGACTCGCTGTGCGGCCTGTGCGGAGACCTACCGCCGCGACACCTTCCACCTGATCACCGCCGGACTCCGCGGCGGTAAAGGCACACCCGAAACGGTCACCTCGCATCCGCGAGTCTTCGCCACGTTCACCGCCCCGAGCTTCGGCCAGGTCCACAACCGGCCCACCGGGCCCGAAGGTTCAGTACGTCCCTGCCGCTGCGGCAAACGCCACGACCAGGACGACGACGCTCTGGGCACGCCACTCGACCCCGACTCCTACGACTACGAAGCCGCAGTTCTCTGGAACGCGCACGCCGGGATGCTCTGGCGGCGCTTCACCATCTACCTGCGCCGCGAGGTCGCCAAGCGGGCCGGCCTGACGCAGCGCGCCTTCCGGCACTTCGCACGGGTCTCCTTCGCCAAGGTCGCCGAGTACCAGAAGCGCGGAGCCGTCCACTTCCACGCCGTCATCCGTCTCGATGGCCCAACCGGCGGCGACAGTTCACCTCCGGCCTGGGCGACTGCCGAGCTGCTGACCGACGCCATCGAGGCTGCTGCCGGGAAGGTCAGGGTGGCCGGCTCCGTCGTCGACGGCCGCGCGCACTCCTTCACCTTCGGCCGCCAGCTCGACGTACGCACCATCCACGGCCCCGACTTCGACAACGGCCAAGAACTCACCGACCGCGCCGTGGCCGCGTACATCGCCAAGTACGCCACCAAGGGAGCCGAGACGGCCACGGGCACCCTCGACCGTCGCCTGAAGTTCGTCGCGGAGCTGGCCCAGCTCGATATCACCCCGCATGCCGAGCGGATGATCCGCACCGCCTGGGCCCTCGGAGCGCGTAAGGACCTGGCTCACCTGCGGCTGAGGGCCTGGGCTCACATGCTCGGCTTCCGCGGCCACTTCTCCACCAAGACCCGGCGCTACTCGACCACCCTCGGCGCACTCCGCAACGCCCGAGCCGAATGGCGCCGACTCCAAGCTGCCATCGCACGCGGTGAGAACCATCCACAGCCCGTGGACAACGGCAGCGCCCGGGAGGACACGGCCCTCGTCCTCGCGCACTGGTCGTTCGTCGGCACTGGACTCAGCCCCGCCGAGGAATGGCTATCTGCCTCACTCGGCGAACTTGCCATGCCAGTCCACCCCAGCACGGAAGGGAGGGCTGCGCGATGA
- a CDS encoding GntR family transcriptional regulator has product MASIPPGVLGALDPTSDRAAFRQIADQLREAIDKGRFKEGAKLPSESELVEHYGKTRMTVRNALGILQGEGLTVHEHGRGVFVRPRPPVKRLASDRFARRHRDQGKAAFVVEAEAAGSRPEVDSLEVREERSTPDISARLGSARKVLARRRRYLLDGKPVETAVSYLPLDIARNTPIAEPNPGPGGIYARLEELGHELDHFEEEVRARMPAPDEVKTLRLASGVPVIHLVRTAYDTDGRAVEVCDTVMSADAYVLAYQLPAS; this is encoded by the coding sequence ATGGCGTCCATTCCTCCCGGCGTGCTCGGTGCACTGGATCCGACCAGTGATCGCGCGGCCTTCCGGCAGATCGCCGACCAGCTCCGCGAAGCGATCGACAAGGGACGGTTCAAGGAAGGCGCCAAGCTGCCCTCCGAGTCGGAGCTTGTCGAGCACTACGGCAAGACCCGCATGACGGTGCGGAATGCGTTGGGCATCTTGCAGGGCGAGGGGCTCACCGTGCATGAGCACGGTCGGGGTGTCTTCGTCCGTCCGCGACCGCCGGTGAAGCGGCTGGCGTCCGACCGTTTCGCCCGGCGTCACCGCGATCAGGGCAAGGCCGCCTTCGTGGTGGAGGCAGAAGCCGCGGGGAGTCGCCCCGAGGTGGACAGCTTGGAAGTGCGGGAAGAGCGCTCCACACCCGACATCTCCGCCCGGCTCGGCTCGGCCCGCAAGGTCCTCGCCCGCCGGCGCCGCTACCTGCTGGACGGGAAGCCGGTCGAGACGGCCGTCTCGTACCTGCCGCTCGACATCGCTCGCAATACGCCGATCGCCGAACCGAACCCTGGCCCCGGTGGCATCTACGCCCGGCTTGAGGAACTGGGCCACGAGCTCGACCACTTCGAGGAAGAGGTACGGGCTCGGATGCCGGCACCGGATGAGGTGAAGACGCTGCGGCTGGCTTCCGGTGTGCCGGTGATCCACCTGGTGCGGACCGCGTACGACACCGATGGCCGTGCCGTGGAGGTCTGCGACACCGTCATGTCCGCTGACGCCTACGTCCTCGCCTACCAACTCCCTGCCAGCTGA
- a CDS encoding HNH endonuclease signature motif containing protein, whose amino-acid sequence MIQIPNEQALPPGAHRYLLLKLHEIYKRAGFPGIKSISNATIHLGDNCDIVSHQGVSNILSGKSTPRWSKLEALVLVLASLDVTRPDPRKLAQTFHELWLPLVSEPPIDLAPPRPGDGHHASEETTKTPHSSAPISNSRKTATPRGGRVIATRLKQDLRLEVGGKCPVSNCQSTTIELAHITPMRAGGENVFGNLIFLCPNHHRQYDTGGFSEQEVRLIKARLAWNNDRYTHAELVWLWVFAKNGGTHFIHPSSEHECLRFLEADGYITMDKSGEENSEGPTDTWHLTELGVRFAEVWGDSGAHPIDIR is encoded by the coding sequence ATGATTCAAATCCCAAACGAGCAGGCTTTACCTCCAGGCGCGCATCGATATCTACTCCTCAAGCTCCACGAGATTTACAAAAGAGCCGGATTTCCCGGCATCAAATCAATCAGCAACGCTACAATTCATTTAGGTGATAACTGCGACATAGTTTCTCACCAAGGTGTTTCGAATATCCTTTCAGGCAAGTCGACCCCGCGATGGAGCAAGCTCGAAGCTCTCGTCCTCGTATTGGCTAGTCTGGACGTGACCAGACCAGATCCCAGGAAACTTGCCCAGACATTCCATGAGCTATGGCTTCCCCTGGTAAGCGAGCCTCCAATTGACCTCGCACCCCCCCGCCCTGGAGATGGTCACCACGCGAGCGAGGAAACAACAAAGACACCCCACTCATCTGCCCCCATTTCAAACTCTAGAAAAACTGCAACCCCCCGGGGTGGCCGCGTTATCGCGACCCGCCTAAAGCAAGATCTCAGGCTGGAAGTTGGAGGTAAGTGCCCCGTTTCTAACTGCCAGAGTACAACTATCGAGTTGGCGCATATCACACCCATGAGAGCAGGAGGGGAAAATGTCTTCGGAAATCTCATCTTCCTGTGCCCCAACCACCACCGGCAGTATGACACTGGAGGATTCTCAGAACAGGAGGTGCGTCTAATTAAGGCGCGACTCGCCTGGAATAACGACCGTTACACGCACGCCGAATTGGTCTGGCTGTGGGTGTTCGCAAAGAACGGGGGAACTCACTTTATTCACCCAAGCAGTGAGCACGAATGTTTGCGCTTCCTGGAAGCGGATGGATATATCACAATGGATAAGTCCGGAGAAGAGAACTCCGAGGGGCCAACAGACACTTGGCACCTGACTGAACTTGGCGTCCGTTTCGCAGAGGTGTGGGGAGACTCCGGCGCTCATCCCATTGACATCAGATAA
- a CDS encoding mobile element transfer protein — MPLNRRFRRMTRVGPVQVGTAYDNRGREKHTAACTAPRCGFSADYDSRAAAELAARTHRCPVR, encoded by the coding sequence GTGCCCTTAAACCGCCGCTTCCGCCGCATGACCCGTGTCGGCCCCGTCCAGGTCGGCACCGCTTACGACAACCGTGGCCGGGAGAAGCACACCGCCGCCTGTACCGCCCCGCGCTGCGGCTTCTCCGCCGACTACGACTCCCGCGCCGCTGCCGAACTCGCCGCCCGCACACACCGCTGCCCCGTCCGCTGA
- a CDS encoding NUDIX hydrolase produces MSVAGVIVDDRGRALLIQRRDNGQWEPPGGVLEPGETIPDALQREVLEETGIKIATPATLTGVYKNMSGLIVSLVFRCEAVDGAPTTGDETYALRWTTREEVSELADEAYAVRVLDALDAASPPPVRAHDGIKLV; encoded by the coding sequence GTGAGCGTCGCCGGAGTCATCGTCGACGACCGCGGCCGGGCTCTCCTGATCCAGCGCAGGGACAACGGCCAGTGGGAGCCGCCCGGCGGCGTACTGGAGCCGGGGGAGACCATCCCGGATGCGCTTCAGCGCGAAGTCCTCGAAGAGACCGGCATCAAGATCGCGACTCCCGCGACCCTCACAGGCGTCTACAAGAACATGTCCGGCCTGATCGTCTCGCTCGTCTTCCGCTGCGAAGCGGTCGACGGTGCCCCGACGACCGGGGACGAGACTTACGCGCTTCGCTGGACGACCCGCGAAGAGGTCTCCGAACTGGCCGACGAGGCATACGCAGTTCGCGTCCTGGACGCGCTCGACGCTGCATCCCCGCCGCCCGTGCGCGCGCACGACGGCATCAAACTCGTCTAG
- a CDS encoding type II toxin-antitoxin system HicB family antitoxin: protein MKGEVTENNIYHAIATREDAHWVVAINDLPEGLVGVTQGRTWSEARKMAADVVALLLEIPEESFEVVMRPSDPEMADAIITAEKAKEEAELANKAAVEAMAAAARTLTRKATVRDAGSMLGVSHQYIAKLAPRGS, encoded by the coding sequence GTGAAAGGAGAGGTGACGGAGAATAATATCTACCACGCGATTGCAACCCGCGAAGACGCTCATTGGGTAGTTGCGATTAATGACCTACCCGAAGGTCTGGTCGGAGTTACCCAGGGACGTACTTGGAGTGAGGCGAGGAAGATGGCTGCCGATGTGGTGGCCTTGTTGCTGGAGATTCCCGAGGAGTCGTTCGAGGTTGTGATGCGGCCATCCGATCCTGAGATGGCTGACGCTATCATCACGGCCGAGAAGGCCAAGGAAGAAGCTGAATTGGCCAACAAGGCCGCTGTAGAGGCTATGGCAGCTGCTGCGCGAACCCTAACTAGAAAAGCTACTGTTAGGGATGCGGGCTCGATGCTAGGTGTCTCGCATCAGTACATTGCCAAACTAGCTCCAAGAGGGAGTTGA
- a CDS encoding DUF2637 domain-containing protein: MRAQLPRVDAVLIQAVIAAALSFAHLHDLASAAGQDGWKAWAYPVSVDLLLVAAWRRLRSGRDKAAGWCWFLVALAASLGANISTAGLLDLHDVPAWLRILVAGWPALAFLGGTLLAHGSNEPAAAESSQPVVSVEQEHSAPPAEPVAEEPVPSLAKPESTAPQVPAALVAHARKVADAHQARTGSRIDTATLRARLGVPTPLAEQISAQLT, from the coding sequence GTGCGCGCTCAACTGCCACGCGTCGACGCCGTACTGATCCAAGCCGTCATCGCCGCCGCGCTGTCCTTCGCGCATCTGCACGACCTGGCCTCGGCCGCCGGACAGGACGGCTGGAAGGCGTGGGCCTACCCGGTCTCCGTCGACCTGCTGTTGGTCGCTGCCTGGCGGCGGCTGAGGTCCGGACGGGACAAGGCGGCAGGCTGGTGCTGGTTCCTGGTCGCCCTGGCCGCGTCGCTCGGCGCGAACATCTCCACCGCCGGCCTCCTCGACCTGCACGACGTACCCGCCTGGCTCCGCATCCTCGTCGCCGGATGGCCCGCACTGGCCTTCCTCGGCGGAACGCTGCTGGCGCACGGATCGAACGAGCCTGCTGCGGCGGAGAGTTCACAGCCGGTCGTGAGCGTAGAGCAGGAGCACAGCGCTCCTCCCGCCGAGCCGGTGGCTGAGGAGCCTGTGCCTTCGCTCGCGAAGCCCGAGAGCACTGCGCCGCAGGTTCCGGCTGCGCTCGTCGCGCACGCACGCAAGGTCGCCGATGCCCATCAGGCCCGTACCGGCTCACGCATCGACACAGCCACACTCCGCGCCCGCCTCGGCGTCCCCACGCCGCTCGCCGAACAGATCTCCGCCCAACTCACCTGA
- a CDS encoding SpdD protein: MLFRPQLPDAPQLPAQSGTPVAPASVITHHASTPVAPAPRQSLPSVSTGAIGLVLLGGVVLTALLTAVAVSAISVAVAAVVLRSLLNSQHRR, translated from the coding sequence ATGCTCTTCCGCCCTCAGCTGCCCGACGCCCCGCAGCTTCCAGCGCAGTCCGGGACGCCCGTCGCCCCGGCCTCGGTCATTACGCATCACGCGTCGACCCCGGTCGCGCCGGCTCCCCGTCAGTCTCTGCCGTCCGTCAGTACTGGCGCCATTGGCCTCGTGCTCCTGGGCGGCGTCGTCCTCACTGCGCTGCTGACCGCCGTCGCCGTTTCGGCCATATCTGTGGCGGTCGCTGCCGTCGTCCTGCGCTCGCTCCTGAACTCACAGCACCGCCGCTGA
- a CDS encoding FtsK/SpoIIIE domain-containing protein, which produces MSELMTLMEVGGPLAAAGGGAAYLRARHPAAYWSTVGLPVSVARLLGSYGSVMDSCGLTVPPSRLRVFATRATTRREVRPVPPRRGLIRPTSTGMRLRLRLAPGQEPADVAASAERLRHSWGVHAVHVDEVKPGVVELRLVGFDVLDQVRMPRKAGGGFLRVPVALREDATAFVRDYRAIPHQLTLGATLSGKSMYLRNLVTGLAGQRVALAGIDCKRGVELAPFAPRLSALASEPGEAAELLPVLVRLMEERYDLIKARQGIAPNTPDEEITSDVWGLPEHQRPVPVVLFVDEVAELFLVATRKDEERRDEMVTQLIRLAQLGRAAGIYLEVCGQRFGAELGKGATMLRAQLSGRVCHRVNDEPSAKMALGDIAPEAVEAACAIAPERPGLAVAGDTSGGWSRIRTPYVSLADAAAVCQQAAHMVPDVPALDPFRAAPLVPPVDRPVSLVKPRPVLD; this is translated from the coding sequence ATGTCGGAACTGATGACGCTGATGGAGGTGGGTGGTCCTCTCGCCGCTGCTGGTGGCGGGGCCGCCTACCTCCGGGCCCGGCACCCGGCCGCGTACTGGTCCACTGTCGGCCTCCCCGTTTCGGTGGCACGGCTGTTGGGCTCGTACGGGTCGGTCATGGACTCCTGCGGGCTGACGGTTCCCCCGTCACGGCTGCGGGTGTTCGCCACGCGGGCGACGACTCGTCGCGAGGTGCGGCCGGTGCCTCCTCGTCGGGGCCTGATACGGCCGACGTCGACCGGGATGCGGCTGCGGTTGCGGCTTGCTCCGGGTCAGGAGCCGGCGGACGTGGCGGCTTCGGCTGAACGTCTGCGGCATTCCTGGGGTGTTCACGCCGTCCACGTGGACGAGGTGAAGCCCGGTGTGGTCGAGCTGCGGCTGGTGGGCTTCGACGTGTTGGACCAGGTGCGGATGCCGCGTAAGGCCGGTGGCGGCTTCCTGCGGGTGCCGGTGGCTCTGCGGGAGGACGCGACGGCATTCGTGCGGGACTACCGCGCGATACCCCACCAGCTCACCCTCGGCGCGACGCTGTCGGGGAAGTCGATGTACCTGCGGAACCTCGTTACGGGGCTCGCCGGTCAGCGGGTCGCGCTCGCCGGGATCGACTGCAAGCGCGGTGTGGAACTCGCCCCGTTCGCACCGCGGTTGTCAGCCTTGGCGTCCGAGCCGGGGGAGGCGGCGGAGTTGTTGCCGGTGCTGGTGCGGTTGATGGAGGAGCGCTACGACCTCATCAAGGCCCGGCAGGGCATCGCCCCGAACACGCCGGATGAAGAGATCACCTCGGACGTATGGGGGCTGCCCGAGCATCAACGGCCAGTGCCGGTAGTGCTGTTCGTCGACGAGGTCGCCGAACTCTTCCTCGTCGCGACACGGAAGGACGAGGAGAGGCGGGACGAGATGGTCACCCAGCTCATCCGCCTCGCCCAACTCGGCCGCGCCGCCGGCATCTACCTGGAAGTGTGCGGACAGCGCTTCGGAGCCGAACTGGGCAAGGGCGCCACCATGCTCCGTGCCCAGCTCTCCGGCCGCGTCTGCCACCGAGTCAACGACGAGCCCTCCGCCAAGATGGCGCTCGGCGACATCGCCCCCGAAGCGGTCGAGGCAGCCTGCGCCATCGCCCCGGAACGGCCCGGCCTGGCCGTCGCCGGTGATACCTCCGGCGGCTGGTCCCGCATCCGCACGCCGTACGTGTCGCTGGCCGACGCTGCCGCCGTCTGCCAGCAAGCCGCCCACATGGTGCCGGACGTGCCCGCGCTGGACCCGTTCCGGGCTGCTCCTCTGGTCCCGCCCGTTGACCGGCCGGTCTCGCTGGTGAAGCCCCGCCCGGTCCTGGACTGA
- a CDS encoding tyrosine-type recombinase/integrase — MAKKRRTFGRVRKLPSGRFQARYPGPDGIDRPAPETFTSRREADDWLAEKQTEVRRGEWQDPEAGAVNFEKYAVQWVGERALSPTTEELYRRLLRLHVLPTFGGLDLDEITSPRVRTWRTELLKSTGATTVAKAYRLLKTIMGTAADDELIRRNPCRIRGAGKESAGERPVATVDQVDALADAIGPRWRLMVYIAAYGPARPEEQAEMRRSEVDLDAVGIWVRRAAPELTTGRRAVGDTKSEAGKRFIVLPGFLRKELTRHLDWYAEKDPNGLLFVGEKGAPFRRSSFGRKWRKAREKVGMPEGFRFYDLRHTGHTLSTQSGATLKDTMVRAGQSSEKAALIYQHSTLERQREVAAGIEARVLADRQAAEQRRKAENDDGTGTQWARDR, encoded by the coding sequence ATGGCGAAGAAGCGGCGCACGTTCGGCCGCGTCCGCAAGCTACCGTCCGGTCGTTTCCAAGCCCGGTATCCCGGTCCTGATGGCATTGACCGCCCGGCACCGGAGACGTTCACGTCGAGACGCGAGGCTGATGACTGGCTGGCTGAGAAGCAGACCGAGGTACGGCGCGGAGAGTGGCAGGATCCGGAGGCCGGGGCGGTCAACTTCGAGAAGTACGCGGTCCAGTGGGTAGGGGAGCGTGCCCTGTCGCCCACGACTGAGGAGCTGTACCGGCGACTGCTTCGGCTGCACGTCCTTCCGACCTTCGGCGGCCTCGACCTGGACGAGATCACCTCTCCGCGCGTCCGGACGTGGCGTACAGAACTGCTGAAGAGCACGGGAGCCACGACTGTCGCCAAGGCGTACAGGCTGCTGAAGACGATCATGGGCACGGCTGCGGATGACGAGTTGATCCGTCGCAACCCGTGTCGTATCCGGGGTGCGGGCAAGGAATCCGCCGGCGAACGGCCCGTTGCCACTGTCGACCAGGTCGACGCACTCGCCGACGCCATAGGTCCGCGCTGGCGCCTCATGGTCTACATCGCCGCGTACGGTCCGGCCCGTCCCGAGGAGCAAGCCGAGATGCGGCGCTCAGAGGTCGACCTCGACGCGGTCGGGATCTGGGTTCGGCGGGCCGCTCCAGAGCTGACCACAGGACGGCGTGCGGTCGGCGACACGAAGTCCGAGGCGGGGAAGCGGTTCATCGTGCTGCCTGGCTTCCTCCGCAAGGAGCTGACGCGGCACCTCGACTGGTATGCGGAGAAGGACCCAAACGGATTGCTGTTCGTCGGCGAGAAGGGTGCCCCTTTCCGGCGAAGCTCGTTCGGGCGGAAGTGGCGTAAGGCGCGTGAGAAAGTCGGCATGCCCGAGGGATTTCGGTTCTACGATCTTCGTCACACTGGACACACCCTGTCGACGCAGAGCGGGGCCACGCTCAAGGACACGATGGTCCGGGCAGGCCAGTCCTCGGAGAAGGCAGCACTGATCTATCAGCACTCGACGCTTGAGCGTCAGCGTGAGGTCGCCGCCGGCATCGAGGCCCGTGTGCTGGCCGACCGGCAGGCCGCCGAGCAGCGCCGGAAAGCCGAGAACGACGACGGTACGGGCACGCAGTGGGCACGAGACCGATAG
- a CDS encoding excisionase family DNA-binding protein — protein sequence MTERYLSVDQVAELLGTTARFPRRLIAERRITFVKVGRHVRIPESALAAYIEERTVQPMRPRRRYGRAA from the coding sequence ATGACGGAGCGATACCTCAGCGTCGACCAGGTCGCCGAACTCCTCGGCACAACAGCCCGGTTCCCGCGCCGTCTGATAGCTGAGCGCCGCATCACTTTCGTCAAGGTTGGCCGTCACGTACGCATCCCGGAGAGTGCCCTCGCCGCGTACATCGAGGAGCGAACCGTTCAGCCGATGCGCCCGCGTCGCCGATACGGGAGGGCTGCCTGA
- a CDS encoding phosphoribosyltransferase, with translation MSGEERENLTYPLFGEAVRELAQAVADDGYEPDIILSIARGGLFVAGGLGYALDVKNLHVTNVEFYTGVGQTLDMPVMLPPVPNVVDLSEKKVLIADDVADTGRTLKLVQEFCAEHVAEVRSAVIYEKSQSEVKCEYVWRRTDQWINFPWSVEPPVHRSGEAPKENREAL, from the coding sequence GTGAGCGGCGAGGAGCGGGAGAACCTGACGTATCCGCTGTTCGGTGAGGCGGTGCGGGAGTTGGCGCAGGCCGTGGCCGACGACGGGTACGAGCCGGACATCATTCTGTCGATCGCGCGTGGTGGTCTCTTCGTCGCCGGCGGGCTGGGCTACGCGCTGGACGTGAAGAACCTGCATGTGACGAACGTGGAGTTCTACACGGGTGTCGGCCAGACCCTGGACATGCCCGTCATGCTGCCTCCGGTGCCCAACGTCGTGGATCTGAGCGAGAAGAAGGTGCTCATCGCGGACGATGTCGCGGACACGGGCCGGACGTTGAAGCTGGTGCAGGAGTTCTGCGCGGAGCACGTCGCGGAGGTGCGGAGCGCGGTGATCTACGAGAAGTCGCAGTCCGAGGTGAAGTGCGAGTACGTGTGGCGGCGTACGGATCAGTGGATCAACTTCCCCTGGAGTGTGGAGCCTCCGGTACACAGGTCCGGAGAGGCGCCCAAGGAGAACAGGGAAGCGCTCTGA